The Erythrobacter sp. SDW2 region GGGTTTCGTTAGTTGGTGTTATGCCCGGCCCTTAGGCGGCATGGCGGCAAGAATCCATGGCCCTCACCGCAAGCGCCTCACCGCCCGCCGCCGCTGCGGCTCCACAGCCCGGCAAGGAGCGAACCGATCACTACGTGATAGACCGAGGAGATTGCGCTCGGCACCGGGGCCAGCGCTGCCTGCAACGGATTGGCGAACTGCGCGGCAAAGCTCGGCTGCGCTGCAAGACTGGCACCCAGGCCGCTGTTCTGCATGCCGACCTCGATGCTGATCGTGCGCTCCTCTGCCCGCCCGAAACCCAGCAGGCGCGGCGCCAGCCACCCCAGCGCGAAGCCCGTGGCATGAAGCACAAACACCGCCAGCAACAGCACGCCGGCATGCTCGATAATCAGAGTTTTCGAATTGCCGACAATCGCGCCGACGATCAACACGATCGCCAGGATCGAGACCAGCGGCGACCAGAGCGCCACCTGCCGCGTGGCGTGCGGGAACAGCGTGTTGAGCAGCACGCCCGCCACCACCGGGATCAGCACGATGGCGACCATGTTGCGGAACAGGCTCCACTGGTCGATCTCGACATAGACCCCGCCCAGCCATCCGGTCAGTAAGGGCGTCGCGACGATGGCAACCAGCGTCGAACACAGCGTCATCGCCACCGACAGCGCGACATTGGCGCGGGCAAGATAAGCCACGACATTGGACGCGGTGCCGCCAGGGCAGCAGGCGACGAGGATGATCCCCACCGCCAGCCCTTGCTCCAGTCCGAACGCCCATGCCGCCAATACGCCCGCGAGCGGCATAACGGTGAATTGCAGCGCCACCCCTGCCGCAACGCAGCGGGGCATCGCCAGCACCTTGCGGAAATCCTCCAGCGTCAGCGTCAGTCCCATACCCAGCATGATCACGCCCAGCATGACCGATATCAGCGGCTGCCCGGCAATTTGCGACCCGGTGATCCATGCAAAATGCCCCGGAACCAACCACGCCCAGGCCACGCCCAGCACGGTCCAGACCGCAAACAGATTGGTCGCCAGCGCAATCCAGCGTGGCTGGCCAACTGGTTCAGACATTGCTGAGGTCGCCCGGCACCAAGCCGTAGATCTCCTGGCATTGCTTCAACGCGAAGCGGTCTGTCATTCCGGCGATATAGTCGACGATATGGCGCGTCCGATCCGGCTCTGCCGCAGGTGTCGCTTTCGCCCACCCCTCGCCCATCAGCGCAGGTTCCTGCTCGTAGGCGGCATAGAGCCGGGCCACCACTTCCCGCGCTTTGTCGGCAGCGGCGACCTGTTCGGGGTGATAGTACAGCCGGTCGTACATGAAGGCCTTCAGCTGTCGCTCCTGCTCGTGCATCGCTGGCGAGAAGCCCGCCAGCATCCGGCCAGCCGCCCGAACCTCGTCCGCCGAGGCAAGATCGCGGGTCATGGCGCGGGTATGTTCGATCACGTCATTGACCATCAGCCCGATCTGATTGCGGACGAGTTCGCGCAGCAAGCGACTCCGCTCGACCCGGGGATACTGCTGCTCGACCGCACGCCAGCCATCGGCGACCCAGTCGACCGCCAGCAAATCATCGAGGTGCAGGAAACCGGCGCGCAGGCCGTCATCGATGTCGTGATTGTCGTAGGCGATGTCGTCCGCCACCGCCGCCACTTGCGCTTCGAGCGAGGACCATTGCGGCAAGTCGAGCGCATAGGCGGAATCGAGCTCGGCCAGCGCCGGATGGGCATGGGTCACGGGGCCATTGTGCTTGGCCAGCCCCTCCAGCACCTCCCAGCTGAGGTTGAGGCCGTCATGCGCGGGATAGGGGCTTTCGAGCCGCATCAGCGTGCGCAGGGTCTGCGCATTGTGGTCAAACCCACCCTGCCGGGCGCTCGCCTCGTCGAGCGCCTTCTCGCCCGCGTGGCCGAACGGCGGGTGGCCGATGTCGTGCGCGAGGCACAGCGCCTCGGTCAGGTCTTCGTCGAGGCCCAGCGTCCGCGCCAGCACCCGGCCGATCTGCGCCACTTCGAGGCTGTGGGTGAGGCGGGTACGATAGTGGTCGCCGTAAGG contains the following coding sequences:
- a CDS encoding deoxyguanosinetriphosphate triphosphohydrolase translates to MVRSLLASDPALSRGREFAHNASETRGPRSAFQRDRDRIIHSIAFRRLKSKTQVFVAPYGDHYRTRLTHSLEVAQIGRVLARTLGLDEDLTEALCLAHDIGHPPFGHAGEKALDEASARQGGFDHNAQTLRTLMRLESPYPAHDGLNLSWEVLEGLAKHNGPVTHAHPALAELDSAYALDLPQWSSLEAQVAAVADDIAYDNHDIDDGLRAGFLHLDDLLAVDWVADGWRAVEQQYPRVERSRLLRELVRNQIGLMVNDVIEHTRAMTRDLASADEVRAAGRMLAGFSPAMHEQERQLKAFMYDRLYYHPEQVAAADKAREVVARLYAAYEQEPALMGEGWAKATPAAEPDRTRHIVDYIAGMTDRFALKQCQEIYGLVPGDLSNV
- a CDS encoding bile acid:sodium symporter family protein; translated protein: MSEPVGQPRWIALATNLFAVWTVLGVAWAWLVPGHFAWITGSQIAGQPLISVMLGVIMLGMGLTLTLEDFRKVLAMPRCVAAGVALQFTVMPLAGVLAAWAFGLEQGLAVGIILVACCPGGTASNVVAYLARANVALSVAMTLCSTLVAIVATPLLTGWLGGVYVEIDQWSLFRNMVAIVLIPVVAGVLLNTLFPHATRQVALWSPLVSILAIVLIVGAIVGNSKTLIIEHAGVLLLAVFVLHATGFALGWLAPRLLGFGRAEERTISIEVGMQNSGLGASLAAQPSFAAQFANPLQAALAPVPSAISSVYHVVIGSLLAGLWSRSGGGR